A part of uncultured Fibrobacter sp. genomic DNA contains:
- a CDS encoding SNF2-related protein, which yields MDFGPYGNSWWSKKWLETLLEGASEQAIQQGVRYATRGQVSSVDIVDNRVISVVKGPNGGLHNNYIVFPKFPAEQASLFRSILRQHPAEMLALGNKAMSPSLELLLVKSGVQLFDKPEKVKMGCDCRDAQPCKYLIATFLKIAEQSDGDPAILFRIHGFDLDSVKDNAQDTLELDAPAEANLVHTISGASRIVAGTDNALDFAEDSSESLFAGAPGSASRTPPQQLPQFNFADWKDYSRVLPAMLQNFPKFCPAGNFRKSFTDELEGCHKFFCTYEDFGVFSEHFRAYNAKTFLMENESLRVFHKDGWRWSFEQSASGKVIRNDLTVANIMGALCCLSQGNFSWHHYTVRYLHLLLQVAFYLVRTGAIYPQVFWIKKDVAQMRWLPAEMLPDILGIVADLEAGAPQGFAFSEGEGDFHEIAGPAEHILSLFIGQLLRFARTYKQPLKTNHGNLLSFFFDCVSGKLANNAHAIPGKIQQWFSVYSSLDFRSQLLFACRESGDEVALEVFILDDEVSGTRTPLASLFENNDTRLLSVLNILNGVADYFAPMGKYLERRASEPIMMRGAELLDFLQDCLKKLQVFGIRTDIPKSLLNIGKPKPKMRLQGSMSFGAFTAGDLLDFDWEVAIGDENVSAEEFLAMAENADGLLKYKSQYVQITEEDLKELRDKLEGRAEPAKKNGEDSADKENEEENDESSPTQGITQAKLIQACFTGECDNVPVEMAGEFKQQFDAWRADTEIQLPEGLNATLRPYQVRGYSWMYKNLQIGFGCILADDMGLGKTLQVIAFLLKMKQEGKFTEKKGIVVMPAGLLCNWQVEIRKFAPELTFAAYHGGNRNLQKFNADILLTTYATFRKDYDALKEKPWQVVVIDEAQNIKNADSEQSKLLRHLQAPMKIAMSGTPVENRLMEFWTIMDFANRGFFPSASEFRDKYETPIQKNGDQHAAETFRKITAPFMLRRLKTDKSIIADLPDKIIQDEYAELTKPQAALYKRTLDRFLAQLEEEQQLSELTHDSHALFKRKGIILQMILALKQICNHPATFLKGLDERRKTRDERDEDTTQTLNESEDPLATSMGSGKLQMLLDLLASIQEQGEKTLIFTQFAEMGELLKTTIEKQLSLRTHFYHGGCTQTQRTEMVRDFQENPDCKVLILSLKAGGTGLNLTAASQVIHYDLWWNPAIEAQATDRAFRIGQTRNVQVHRFITKGTFEEKINALLETKKAIAEMTVSAGETWLADMDDKQLVEVFGIENTLV from the coding sequence ATGGATTTTGGACCTTACGGAAATTCATGGTGGAGCAAAAAATGGCTTGAGACGCTACTCGAAGGCGCCAGCGAACAGGCCATTCAGCAGGGCGTCCGCTATGCCACGCGCGGCCAGGTGTCGAGTGTCGACATCGTGGACAACCGCGTGATTTCCGTGGTCAAGGGGCCCAATGGCGGGCTCCACAACAACTACATCGTCTTCCCGAAATTCCCTGCGGAACAGGCAAGCCTCTTCCGCAGCATTCTGAGGCAACACCCGGCGGAGATGCTCGCGCTCGGCAACAAGGCGATGAGCCCGTCGCTCGAACTCCTTCTGGTCAAGAGCGGGGTGCAGCTGTTCGACAAGCCCGAAAAAGTCAAGATGGGCTGCGACTGCCGGGACGCCCAGCCTTGCAAATACCTCATTGCAACTTTCCTGAAAATCGCCGAACAGAGCGATGGTGACCCGGCCATCCTGTTCCGGATTCACGGTTTCGACCTGGACTCCGTCAAGGACAACGCCCAAGACACGCTCGAACTGGACGCCCCAGCCGAAGCGAACCTTGTCCATACTATCAGCGGTGCGAGCCGCATCGTCGCCGGCACGGACAACGCCCTCGACTTTGCCGAAGATTCGAGCGAGAGCTTGTTCGCCGGAGCACCAGGCAGTGCAAGCCGCACGCCACCGCAGCAACTCCCCCAATTCAACTTCGCCGACTGGAAGGATTACTCCCGCGTGCTCCCCGCCATGTTGCAGAACTTTCCGAAGTTCTGCCCCGCTGGCAACTTCCGCAAGAGTTTTACAGACGAGTTAGAAGGCTGCCACAAGTTTTTCTGCACCTACGAGGACTTTGGCGTATTCTCGGAACATTTCCGCGCCTACAACGCAAAGACATTCCTGATGGAAAACGAGTCTCTGCGCGTATTCCACAAAGATGGATGGAGATGGTCGTTTGAACAAAGCGCCTCCGGCAAGGTTATCCGCAACGACCTGACCGTTGCCAACATCATGGGGGCGCTTTGCTGCCTGAGCCAGGGGAACTTCTCGTGGCACCACTACACGGTGCGCTACCTGCACCTGCTATTGCAAGTGGCATTCTACCTTGTGCGTACCGGGGCCATCTACCCGCAAGTTTTCTGGATAAAGAAAGACGTAGCGCAAATGCGCTGGCTCCCGGCAGAAATGCTCCCTGATATTCTGGGAATCGTTGCAGATCTGGAGGCGGGCGCCCCGCAGGGGTTCGCCTTCTCCGAAGGCGAGGGCGATTTCCATGAAATCGCCGGGCCCGCCGAGCACATCCTCTCGCTTTTTATCGGACAGCTTCTGCGGTTTGCGCGCACCTACAAGCAGCCGCTCAAGACAAACCACGGGAACCTCCTCTCCTTTTTCTTTGACTGCGTTTCGGGCAAACTCGCAAACAATGCGCACGCCATCCCCGGAAAAATCCAGCAGTGGTTCTCGGTTTACTCCAGTCTCGATTTCAGGAGCCAGCTGTTATTCGCCTGCCGCGAAAGCGGAGACGAAGTCGCGCTCGAAGTCTTCATCCTCGACGACGAGGTTTCCGGCACGCGCACGCCGCTCGCCAGCCTATTTGAGAACAACGACACGCGCCTGCTCTCGGTGCTGAACATTTTAAACGGCGTGGCCGACTACTTCGCGCCCATGGGCAAGTACCTAGAACGCCGGGCTTCCGAGCCCATCATGATGCGCGGTGCCGAGCTGCTGGACTTTTTACAGGACTGCCTCAAAAAGTTGCAAGTGTTCGGCATCCGCACCGACATTCCCAAGAGCCTGCTGAACATCGGGAAACCAAAGCCCAAGATGCGCCTGCAGGGCAGCATGAGCTTCGGTGCGTTTACAGCGGGCGATTTACTGGACTTTGATTGGGAAGTCGCCATCGGCGACGAGAACGTGTCTGCCGAGGAATTCCTCGCCATGGCCGAAAACGCCGACGGCCTGCTAAAATACAAGTCGCAGTATGTACAAATCACCGAGGAAGACCTCAAGGAACTCCGAGACAAGCTGGAAGGCCGCGCCGAACCCGCCAAGAAAAACGGCGAGGATAGCGCCGACAAGGAAAACGAAGAAGAAAATGACGAAAGCAGCCCAACTCAGGGCATCACGCAAGCCAAACTCATTCAAGCATGTTTCACCGGCGAATGCGACAACGTGCCCGTCGAGATGGCTGGCGAATTCAAGCAGCAGTTCGACGCCTGGCGCGCTGACACCGAGATCCAGCTGCCCGAAGGGCTGAATGCGACACTCCGCCCCTACCAAGTGCGTGGCTACTCCTGGATGTACAAGAACCTGCAAATCGGCTTCGGTTGCATTTTGGCCGACGACATGGGCCTCGGCAAGACGCTGCAAGTCATCGCATTCCTCCTGAAAATGAAACAGGAAGGCAAGTTCACCGAAAAGAAGGGCATCGTCGTGATGCCTGCGGGCCTTCTCTGTAACTGGCAAGTGGAAATCCGGAAATTCGCCCCGGAACTCACGTTCGCCGCCTACCACGGCGGAAACCGCAACCTGCAAAAATTCAACGCCGACATCCTGCTCACCACCTACGCCACGTTCCGCAAGGACTATGACGCGCTCAAGGAAAAGCCCTGGCAAGTCGTGGTCATCGACGAAGCGCAGAACATCAAGAACGCGGACAGCGAACAGAGCAAGCTCCTGCGCCACCTGCAAGCGCCCATGAAAATCGCGATGAGCGGCACCCCGGTAGAAAACCGCCTCATGGAATTCTGGACCATCATGGATTTCGCGAACAGGGGGTTCTTCCCGAGCGCATCGGAATTCCGCGACAAGTACGAGACGCCCATCCAGAAAAACGGCGACCAGCACGCCGCCGAAACGTTCCGCAAAATCACCGCGCCCTTCATGCTGCGCCGCCTCAAGACGGACAAGAGCATCATCGCCGATTTGCCCGACAAGATTATCCAGGACGAATACGCCGAACTCACCAAGCCGCAGGCGGCGCTCTACAAGCGCACGCTTGACCGCTTCCTCGCCCAGCTCGAAGAAGAACAGCAACTGAGCGAACTCACGCACGACAGCCACGCCCTCTTCAAGCGCAAGGGAATCATATTGCAGATGATTCTCGCCCTCAAGCAAATCTGCAACCACCCCGCAACGTTCCTGAAGGGTTTAGACGAGAGACGAAAGACGAGAGACGAAAGAGACGAGGATACAACACAAACTTTAAACGAATCCGAAGACCCTCTCGCAACCTCCATGGGTTCCGGCAAGCTCCAAATGCTGCTGGATTTGCTCGCCTCCATTCAGGAACAAGGCGAAAAGACACTCATCTTCACGCAGTTTGCCGAAATGGGCGAACTCCTGAAAACGACCATCGAAAAGCAGCTTTCCCTCCGCACGCATTTTTACCACGGCGGCTGCACACAGACGCAGCGCACCGAAATGGTCCGCGACTTCCAAGAAAATCCGGACTGCAAAGTGCTCATCCTTTCGCTCAAGGCGGGCGGCACCGGGCTCAACCTCACCGCGGCATCGCAAGTCATCCATTACGACTTGTGGTGGAACCCGGCCATCGAGGCGCAGGCCACCGACCGAGCGTTCCGTATCGGGCAAACGCGCAACGTTCAGGTCCACAGGTTCATCACCAAGGGGACCTTCGAAGAAAAGATCAACGCGCTGCTGGAAACAAAGAAGGCCATCGCCGAAATGACCGTAAGCGCTGGCGAAACCTGGCTTGCCGACATGGACGACAAGCAGCTCGTCGAAGTGTTCGGCATCGAAAACACCCTCGTATAG